Within the Medicago truncatula cultivar Jemalong A17 chromosome 4, MtrunA17r5.0-ANR, whole genome shotgun sequence genome, the region cacgtacaatcagttttgggagaaaaaccaggaacaagggagaagagccaagaagAGCCAATAGAGAAAGATTCTGAGATTGTAGAGCtgttcatctgaattaaggtaagagtgaggtttactttcaatagtatagattgaattctgattctgattctaaCAAAGAGGGTTTTGGTGAATTGGGGAAAAatgggttttgattttgatttcttaaattGAAAATGTATAGGAACCATGTTAATTGAACTTAGATTGTGTTCAGGCCAATTTTAGGATTTCATAATAATGTTGTAAAcagttttggggattgaattggggaaaattgggatttttggtgaaaaaatgcAGAATTCACGAGTCAGAACTGTCACGACTCGCCCTGGCGAAGCCATTTTCGCCTGGCGAAATTTCGCCATTGGTTCGCCCTGGCGAAAGTGCCCAGTAAGTTTCCCGAGAACACTGCCTTAGTTCGCCATCGCCTCGCCATTGGTTCGCCATGGCGAAAAGCCTTTTTGTTGAATTTCGCCTGGCGAGAATAGTAGTTCGCCTGACGAAAGTGCCCAGAACTGAACCATATTTTGAGTTTTGTATACCCAGTTGTACGCATTGTTTGGTTGATTCTTTTGGCTGTACTAatgattatatatgattatattatttaCCAAGAGCATGACTAATTGTTGATTTGTGTATAATTacacttaaataaattatacaaattgtTGAATTTCATTGTCGAAGGTTGTTGCGTCATAGTTGACCATGGTGATGATAAGTCATATTCAGATATGCATTATTCCGTAGcggttgttgttgtcgttgagttgtatgtagatatacacaaatGTGGAGTCCATTacataagcatataaagcgggagggctcttgccctggaacgccttgtcgttcaaagcgggaggactcatgtcctagaacactttaattgttcaaagcggtgagggcttatgccctgatgaatgctttaaccattcaatatccggtgagggcttctgccctgtaaattggtaccacatgcattgtcgtattgtcgcattgtcgaggagtcttagcggtgttgtcgagtagttgcatgagtcattgttgttggttgtaaataccattgttgttgatgtgttgattatgaaatatacatttatattgaataattattattatgttagggtgttagattcaattgatgaatttttatatctatatttattgttgtgaatctcaccccttctgcttgaaaatgttgcccttcctatgggtaacttgcaggtgatcctgagtagtaggtggtggctcaatgtctagggctctgatacgtacgggatgtgattactttatttatttttcattcctatgtatcaatttttggaacatgctgatgtagcccttttattgttaattgaacaatgttgatgattttatgttgaggtCTTTGTGCCAAGAGTTAATGTTGATGTTGGAGTTTAATGTTGagaaatatttccgctgcaaattattgttgtttatgaaggatgttcattaaatagttttatattctatttaagaaaatttggaaaagtagtgtgacatgcccgttttggtgatatactctgatgattatttattatttaattgcttttggataacggggtgttacaacgtacaatcttcttgtcatCCTCCATTAATCTTCTCGCAAAAAGGTGCACTTCTAAATATGGCAACATTTCATGATTGTGAACACCAGTAAGAATAGCCATCTTTCAAGCGTTTAATTCCTTAATAACATATCCATGCACCTTGAACAAACACTCATAATTTCTTGATCTCGTTGCTTCAtgcttcaattttttcttcGGTACTTTGTGCTTTCCACTCCTTTCATATACCAACTCCAACATCAGATTTAGTATTGCACAAGATTTTTATGAAAACCGTACATCCATCTCTATTTGCTTGTTGACGTACCCAACCGAGCAATTCATCTTTATCTTTCAATGTATCTTggcttgaaaagaaaaaagttgtgTCCACTTTTTTGTCACGAAGATTGGACACACCGGAATTCACATGTAAAGCCTCAACTTTCACAGAAGCTTCAACCTTGGGGGGTTTAATCTCGACAAAACTAGGTTTTGGATCAACCAGATCATCATCCGGATTTTAAACCAtaactataaataaacaacaattaCAAAAACATTTAATTAACATCTATCTAATATAAagtaaaagcaaaacaaaaaaaattagaaagtgAGCactgccaattttttttttgtgggttcTAATCACATCGGTAGTGAACTAGCGCTACGCTGCATGtcagaagaggaaaaaaaagtCAGAAAAATGAATCGATGGAAACGGGATAAAAGATGCATtacctttctttttttgaaaagactaaaatgatGCATTACCTTTCTTGACGTCAAATGTGTGTAGAAACCTTCTAGCAATCATTCTCCAATGATTTGAAACCAAGATTTGGGGGAAAATGTTTTTTGGAAGGTTTTTTAGGTATGGTGACGCAAGGTGATAGATGAATAGGAGGTAGGGTGTGGGTTGTTGTACTAGTTTTGGTGGGAAAGTCGTaccggtagttaactaccgctagtTTTGATcgtagcggtagttaactatcgctGGAGATATTCAGGTATTTTCCATGTGTGTTTAGAAAAAAACtgatgtcaaaaaagcaattttctcccctttttttttatcctttttctttcttttctccctAACCTTTTGCTCTCGGGTCATTAATAACCATATCTGGTCAAAAGACTCAATTGGTTCATTTATTCCTACACCCTCATGTTACATGTGTggtctcttttctttttgtttcaatttataaTCTTTTTCCTCGGACAATCACATTAGTTTATACAaccatgtttttgttttattctttttacTAACCACTAATTGACCAATAGTAGTAATAATACACTActtgatttaataaataaaagatcgaactcacttgggttggtctagtggtattggcttgagaCCTGGGAGTGTGTTCCTCCTTGAGGTCTCAAGTTCAATTCTATCTAATGTTAATTTAGGTgggttaatttagcttcttcaaaaaataaataaaagactgTAATAATATGAAATGATAGACTGTCATCAGCGATCATCCCTACTTACCAGTGTGCACAAACGTTGTGACCAAGCAAAACTTACTCATACTAATAATACctgttgatattttaaataaaggaaaatgttaacttgtaccTTTAAGGCAAAGGTAATGAGTCAAAAGTAGAAATATTTGGttgtaatcaatgcatttgaatttaattttttaggtgACTCCTATTGAAGAAACTTAACATTAAAAGAGGAATTAAGTTTGGCCAAAAAATTGGCACATTGATTCCCTTTCCTAAAGGTATGATTAACCATAACATTTCCCTGCTCCAATGAAGAGTAGCTCTccttttgttcttttttcttattttgttttagccttgcacacaaaaaaaaaaaaaaaaaactcttcattgaataaataaagCAATTGAAGAAgtcattttctgagttttgTAATCACCAAACAATGTCCAACCTTAACCATAATCATATGCATACATTTCCAATTCAAGCTACTGTATTGGTTTCTTTGTTGCTAGCTCTATGCCAAATCACTTCAGGGCTGACACAATTTGAAGCCTTGTTAAAGTGGAAACAAAGTCTCCCTCAACAACCAATTCTTGATTCATGGATCATTAACAACTCTAGTTCAACACAAACACCATGTTTATGGAGAGGTATCACTTGTGATGATTCTAAAGGAAGTGTTACAATCATAAACTTGGCATTTACTGGACTTGAAGGtactcttaatcacttaaactTGTCAGTTTTTCCAAACCTTCTTCGTCTTGATCTCAAAGCAAACAATCTCACCGGTGTCATACCTGAAAACATCGGTGTTCTTTCAAAACTCCAATTTCTTGATCTTTCTACAAATTATCTCAATGGAACTTTGCCTCTTTCTATTGCTAATATGACTCAAGTTTATGAGCTTGATGTTTCACGAAACGACGTATCTGGTATACTAGACCATCGTTTGTTTCCTGATGGCACTGATAAACTCAGTTCTGGGCTTATCAGCATCAGGAATCTACTTTTCCAAGATAACTTTTTGGGCGGTCGATTACCGAACGAATTAGGGAACATAAAAAACTTGACTGTACTAGCACTTGATGGAAACAATTTCTTTGGTCCTATTCCTTCATCTTTAGGAAACTGTAAACATTTAAGCATTCTAAGATTGAATGAAAACCAATTATCTGGCTCAATACCACCAAGTATTGGCAAATTGACCAACCTAACTGATGTAAGGTTTTTCACCAATAACCTAAATGGCACTGTGCCACAAGAATTTGGAAACCTTTCATCTTTGGTTGTTTTACATCTTGCTGAGAACAATTTCATTGGTGAGTTACCACCTCAAGTTTGCAAAAGTGGCAAACTTTTGAATTTCAGTGCATCCTTTAACAGTTTCACTGGTCCAATTCCAATAAGTCTTAGAAACTGCCCTTCTTTGTATAGAGTTAGACTTGAATACAACCAGTTAACCGGTTACGCAGATCAAGATTTTGGAGTTTATCCAAATCTTACTTACATGGATTTCAGCTATAATGCGGTCCAAGGTGTTTTATCTTCTAAATGGGGATCCTGTAAAAACTTGCAATTCCTGAATTTGGCTGGTAATTCGGTGAATGGAAAAATTCCTAGTGAGATTTTTCAATTGGAACAATTACAAGAGCTTGATCTATCCTATAACCAATTATCAGGAACTATTCCTTCACAAATTGGAAATGCTTCAAATTTGTATCATTTAAATTTGGGTGGAAATAGGCTTTCTGGTAAGGTACCAATTGAAATTGGAAAGCTTTCAAATTTGCAATATTTAGACCTTTCAATGAATGCATTTTTAGGAGAAATTCCAATTCAGATAGGTGATTGTTCCAATTTGCTGAATTTAAATTTGAGTAACAATCACTTGAATGGCACAATTCCTTTCCAAATTGGAAACCTTGGATCATTACAAGACTTTTTGGATTTGAGTTACAATTCAATTTCAGGGGAAATTCCTTCTAATATTGATAAGCTTTCAAATTTGATAAGCTTGAATATCTCAAACAACAATTTGTCAGGTAAAATACCTAATGAAATTAGTGAAATGTTGAGTTTGTCAAGTCTTAACCTCTCTTACAATCATTTGGAGGGGAATGTTCCTAAGAGTGGCATTTTCAAATTAAACTCTTCTCATGCACTTGACTTGAGCAACAACCAAGGTCTATGTGGTAGTTTCAAAGGTTTGACACCTTGTAATGTTTCATCAAGACACAAAAAAAAGGTTGTGATTCCAATTGTTGCCTCTTTAGGAGGTGCACTTTTTCTTTCATTGGTATTTGTTGGCATATTTTTGTTATGCTACAAGAAAAAATCAAGATCTTTAAAAAAGTCTTCAATTAAGATACAAGATCCATTTTCAATTTGGTACTTCAATGGAAGAGTTGTATATAATGACATAATTGAAGCTACCAACAGTTTTGACAATAAGTATTGCATTGGCGAAGGTGCATTTGGAAATGTTTACAAAGCCGAACTGAAAGGAGGTCAAATATTCGCGGTGAAAAAGCTAAAATGTGATAAAGAAAACTTAGACACTGAGAGTATAAAAACATTTGAAAGTGAGGTTGAAGCTATGACAGAAACAAGGCACAGAAACATTGCGAAGCTATATGGATTTTGTTGTAAAGGGATGCACACATTTCTTGTTTATGAGTACATGGATAGAGGGAGTTTAGAGGATATGTTGGTTGATGATGAGAGAGCTTTGGAACTTGATTGGTCTAAACGGTTTGATATTGTTAAAGGCGTTGCGAGTGCTCTCTCATATATGCATCATGATTGTTCTCCAGCTTTGATTCATAGAGatatatcaagcaagaatgttTTGTTATCGAAAAATCTTGAAGCTCATGTCTCAGATTTTGGTACCGCAAGATTTCTTAAGCCAAATTCGCCTATTTGGACTTCATTTGCCGGCACATATGGTTATGCTGCTCCAGgtgatattttttatctttcttataTTTGAATTCTTATTTTGGATATGTACTTGAGTGTGTTATGATAGCATTTATCAATACCAAATGTTGCAATGTACTAATTTTCACTATCTTATGGCTACTA harbors:
- the LOC25491964 gene encoding MDIS1-interacting receptor like kinase 2, which produces MSNLNHNHMHTFPIQATVLVSLLLALCQITSGLTQFEALLKWKQSLPQQPILDSWIINNSSSTQTPCLWRGITCDDSKGSVTIINLAFTGLEGTLNHLNLSVFPNLLRLDLKANNLTGVIPENIGVLSKLQFLDLSTNYLNGTLPLSIANMTQVYELDVSRNDVSGILDHRLFPDGTDKLSSGLISIRNLLFQDNFLGGRLPNELGNIKNLTVLALDGNNFFGPIPSSLGNCKHLSILRLNENQLSGSIPPSIGKLTNLTDVRFFTNNLNGTVPQEFGNLSSLVVLHLAENNFIGELPPQVCKSGKLLNFSASFNSFTGPIPISLRNCPSLYRVRLEYNQLTGYADQDFGVYPNLTYMDFSYNAVQGVLSSKWGSCKNLQFLNLAGNSVNGKIPSEIFQLEQLQELDLSYNQLSGTIPSQIGNASNLYHLNLGGNRLSGKVPIEIGKLSNLQYLDLSMNAFLGEIPIQIGDCSNLLNLNLSNNHLNGTIPFQIGNLGSLQDFLDLSYNSISGEIPSNIDKLSNLISLNISNNNLSGKIPNEISEMLSLSSLNLSYNHLEGNVPKSGIFKLNSSHALDLSNNQGLCGSFKGLTPCNVSSRHKKKVVIPIVASLGGALFLSLVFVGIFLLCYKKKSRSLKKSSIKIQDPFSIWYFNGRVVYNDIIEATNSFDNKYCIGEGAFGNVYKAELKGGQIFAVKKLKCDKENLDTESIKTFESEVEAMTETRHRNIAKLYGFCCKGMHTFLVYEYMDRGSLEDMLVDDERALELDWSKRFDIVKGVASALSYMHHDCSPALIHRDISSKNVLLSKNLEAHVSDFGTARFLKPNSPIWTSFAGTYGYAAPELAYTMAVTEKCDVFSFGVLAFEILTGKHPGDLVSYRQTSNDQKIDFKKILDPRLPSPPRNILKELELVANLALSCLHTHPQSRPTMRSVAQSLERETK